One Natranaerovirga hydrolytica genomic region harbors:
- a CDS encoding (2Fe-2S) ferredoxin domain-containing protein, translating into MFYTNGYTLRRNTYMVIQVCIGSACHLKGSYAIINQLESLAKDYYLDKNITIKAAFCLEHCTEAVSVKVDDKTFYALDIHSVDDFFHNIVRKQVK; encoded by the coding sequence ATATTTTATACTAATGGATATACCTTAAGGAGGAATACATATATGGTCATTCAAGTTTGTATTGGAAGTGCCTGTCATTTAAAAGGCTCTTATGCAATTATTAATCAACTAGAATCCTTAGCAAAGGACTATTATTTAGATAAAAATATAACAATCAAGGCTGCTTTTTGTCTGGAACATTGTACAGAAGCTGTTTCTGTAAAAGTAGACGATAAGACATTTTATGCCCTTGATATACATTCTGTAGACGATTTTTTTCATAATATCGTTAGAAAGCAGGTGAAGTAA